AGGTGGCAGCTCGTGCTGCCCAGCCGCTGTATAACTGAGCTGCACGCATCTATCTGTAACAACTGTAAATGAAGAATTAAAAGCTTCGACACTGAACAAGAGACTGCTGCTCCTTGCCTACCCTCCTCATTATAGTTCCTTCACTGTCAGAGACATTcagccagaaacactcagctgcATTGTTGGGAGTGCCATCTTTTGGCTGGGACATTAATCTTTAGCTCCATTGCCTACCTAATAAATATAAAAGATCCAATGGTAACATTCACATTCAAGCAGGGCCATTCTCTCTGGTGGCCTGACTGATATTTATCCTGTAACTCATGCTGACCATGGCATCTTGCTGTGGGCACATTTGTATGCTATGGTTCCTATAATGCAGCAGAGCCCATCTTTATAAATTACTCCACTGTTCCAAGGGTCAAACATGCAGCTTCTTTAGACCAGGAGGTTCTCTCCCCAACTGACTACGGAGAATACACATTTTCATCAGCAGGAGAGAAATAGTTGACACAAATGCTGAAggaagataagatcagatttcttcattagtcacgtgtacattgaaacacacagtgagatgcatcttttgcatagagtgttctgggggcagcccgcaaatgtcaccacgcttccggcgccaacatagcatgcccacaactccctaacccgtacgtcttttggaatgtgggaggaagcccatacagacacggggagaatgtacagacgacgaccggaattgaacccaggtcacttgcactgtaatagcgttacactaaccactacactagggAGCAAAATGAAGAGAGAGATCACATCACAGCTGTATAGTCCATTCCCTGCTCACTCCACTGAGGAGCTGTTTGCTCTCGTGCTCAAGTCCGTTCCCAGTCATTGTAGTGCGAGAGCTGTTTCTCCACGCCCTCTGGTCGCAGTCTCCAGTCCCCTCTTGTGCACATGCAGTAACCATTCCCCTTCCACAGTAGTGCAGGAGACCACTCCCCTTTTCCCACCTTGTCTTGTCTCAGAGCCCACATTCAGTACTCGCTCGATGGCAGCAGCATATTCCCTGCTCACTTCAGTGCTGCAACCCATTCATCCCTCACTGTGGTAATGTTGTTCATTCCTGTAATGATTTGTTGCTGGAGCTCGTTTCCTGCTTGATCTTAGTGCAGCAGCCCCTTCCCCTGATTGCTCCAGAGCAGGGGTCACTTCCCTGCTAGGTCTTTTTCTCAAGACCATTCTCCAGTCATTCCATTGCAGGAGACCGTTCCCCACTAGCTCCATTGCAGGAGTCTTTGTCTAGTGAAGGAGCCCATTTCCTGTTCAGTCTGTTGCAAGAACCAGGAGCCCTTTCTCTGCTAACTCTAGTTCTAGAGCCTACTTGTGTTTCACTCCTGTGCAGGGACCCATTCTCCAAAAAACTCTAGTACAGGAACCCATTCTCTGCTCACTCCATGCAAGGGCCCTTATTTCCAGAGCTGTTCCCTGGTTGCTCTGATGCGGGAGCCCATTCTTTCCTCGCTGTAAGTCAGGAGTTCATTTCCTAGTCTCTGTAGTGAAGGGTCCTGTTCACCGCTCACTCTTGTTCCAGGGTCCATCTACCACTTGCTCCAGTGCTGAGAGCTGCTCCCCCCCCTCACTTTGGTGCAGGTGCCCATTCCCTGTTAGTTTCAATGCAGCAGCTAGACCACCTGAGACCACCTCCAATCCTCCCTTGATCTCTGAAGTGATTGTATTAACATTTGATTCCCATGTTCACAGATACCGAATGTATAGGAAAAACCAGGTGACTGGCTTCCCATCATTAATAACGATATTCTCCGCACCAAATTACCTGGATGTCTATAATAACAAAGGTGAGGTTCAAGACAAAAGCTTGAATTATTCATGCTTGTCGTGCCACAGTTAGCCAGAGATTTCTGGTTGCAATGCAGTAAGGGATGATGAGCCCAGTGGCAGTATTCCGTCTGCACTAAATTATTGGTGGGCATtttccatctctctccacagctgctgtattgaaatatgaaaataatgtCATGAATATTAGGCAGTTTAACTGCTCTCCACACCCCTACTGGCTGCCAAACTTCATGGATGTCTTCTCCTGGTCTCTGCCATTTGTTGGTGAAAAAGGCAAGTGATGTGTTGGGTTTACAGATAATTTGGTTCCTTTTCATGTTGGGGAAATGGGTGTGAGCATACCCAGAGTCTAcagagggatgggaggggagggaggaatgggacCAGcatgagagggtggtgaaggggggGTGCACTCTGGAGAAAGGACTTCGGAGTTGGGTCAGTTTGTtagagggggcagggggaagtggttgtggcagggtGGGGGATGATGTTCTGGTTGGTCTGGGTGACCTGTGGCCAGTTGCCACACTGTGTCTAATATTGTAGCATGCACCTGATCTGGTGTGTAGCTGTAGACATTGTGGGTAAGGCTTCATTCAGTGTTCCTGTACTGAGTTGCATCTGGTTTCTTTCACAGTTACAGATATGTTGGTTAGTATCCTCAATGTCTGCTCCGATGACGAGCTACTGGGTGAGGATGATGGTGAGTACAAGTTTAACACAACCAGTACTTGAAGGGAGTATGCAGGATACATGAACAGTTTTAGACATGAGCATGTTGCAGGGCAAGGGTGGAGGGCAGAAGTGGTTTGCAGGCAGCACTGATGAACTGATCAACAACTGGACTAGCTGCAGGTTGGTTGTCCGTTATATCACTTCTTGTTGCCCTTTGGTTACAGACCAACCTTAGCATTGAATGAGGAACAAACTCACATTTTAACCACCTTTCATGGCTTCAGAACCAGCCACAGTGCTTCACAGACAATAATGAACAACTGCGGCATAATTGCTGACTAATGCAAGAAATAGAAGTACTAACTAGGCAGAGCAAATCGAGGTACCTTTTAACCGCTGTTCCCGGACTGCAGTGTTAGGAGAAAGAACGATTTTAACAAATTAGTACATTGGAGTGGCCTTACATCTGCATGGAGTGATACAGTTTGAGTTGAGTTTGGTATATTCAAAGAGTGGATCTCAGTTGATCTCTTACCCTGCAGTTCTCTCTAAGTTTATACAAAGCTGTTCAGTGCCAGCTCTGATTGCACTGTGACCCAGGAAGTTGCTAGGTGCAGTTTACATTTTGCATCTTGCTTTAAAATGTAGTTGGTGCTCTGTTCCCGATTCATGCTTTTCTGTACCTCTCTATCTCAGCTTCTCAACAAGATCGCAAGGAAGTCATCAAGAATAAGATCCGTGCAATCGGCAAAATGGCCAGGGTCTTTGCAGTGCTCAGGTATTCTGGCAATGTGTTTGTATAGTTCACTGATCAGTATGCTGGGATTGTAAAGCTGGGTTTAGATAGTGAAGTGTGTTTGTGTgctattagattagattagactaaattattttattgtcatatacagcagggtgcaataaaattccttgcgtacatgaagctcacagagtaaacggtaTACATGGTTTTATGACTTTTGGTAAGAGTGAGGAGTTTGGTGGCTACAAATATTTACTGATTCTTGTTTTGTGCTGTTCACAGAGAAGAGCATGAAAATGTGCTGACGTTAAAAGGCTTGACGCCGTCCGGCAACCTGCCCCTTGGTGCCCTGACAGGAGGGAAACCGAGCCTGCAGCAAGGTTAGGGCATCTCGACCATGCCCAGCAGAGCCACAAGCTCAGTCCTCCACACAGGTCGCCCTGACATCGGCATCCTTGCCCTCAGCACTGCTTTGTCCTCACAGGCCATCTGGCCTCTGCACTATTCCCTCGCCCCAGGTGCTGCTCCCCCCGCCTGCCCCTCATCCCTGGTaccaccctacccctccccacctgtcccTGCACTCCTCAATGTCCCTACCCTCAGCATTGTTCACCACTCGCCTTCTTACCCCCTACCCTTTGCTGTCTCCCTGTGGGCCTCCATACTCCGTTCCGAGCAGATGGTTACGTTTATTAAATGATGATATTTACTGATCTCTCTGCTTTCCTCTCTGATTTCATGCTGGCATTCACTCTGAAGCTTTAACTGATGCAACGCTGTCTAATAAAGGTATGTGCATGCATGTTGGTGATTGTGCCTTGCTCACCCTGTGCCTTTGCCTTGTTATTTTGGATCCAAGTTTGCCCCAAACCCATTCAGCTAATCAGTGCATGAAGattagtgtgcgtgtgtgttttcTTTGGCATCTGAACAACAGAAAGAATCTCCTAGCCCATAGTCAAGTGGGTTAATTTTCTGGCATCGTTTGAGACCAATTCCCACTTGTTTGGCTGCAGAGGTTCCAATTCTCTGTTTCATTTTAACTTTGCACGGTTCTAAGGCTATAACAGGAAAACTGCTGCAAACTATTATAGAGGTTTCTCTTTCACTTACTTCTCAAATTGagttgagccagcatttattgcctgtctccTCTGGTCCTGAAGACATGCAAGAGCTGGGGCATTGATTTGGGACCAGAGTAGCAtgagggtccagcccaggtagggCAAGCGAGTTTGTACGGGGTTTAAAGTGGGAATAATCAACTAATTGGATAGGGACCCTCAGCAGCCTGGACTGTTATTGTCTCCACACCTTCGGATCACTGCCCTACCTGTGAACTTTCATCCCCTCCCATTTAAACCCCATTGCTCATCTCTTGATATAACTGCATTTAATTTTTGAACAGGATAGATTTTAAAAGCACATTGGTAGGTCAGGATGCCAAATTGTATCGGTGCTCAGCCTGGTTCCTCACCAGTCCTGGTTGAGATGTTCCTTTATGGGTATTTAAAGGAGGCAAGTGAAGGTTTCTCTATTAAAAATGTGGAGCCTTGAGTCTTGTAACCAGTTATGTGACCAATACCCTTGAATCCACAATCTGAAAAACTACTTTCAAGCTTACCACATGGCAATAAACATGGGCATGTATCCTCACTTACTTCAGGTGTTAGAGTGTGTTGATTGTCTTTAATGTATAGGCCCAAAGGGATAACGAGAAGGCtttcagaatcagatatattatcactgatatatatgacatgaaatgtgttgttttgcggcagcagtacagtgcaaagacataaaaactactataaattacaaaataaatagtgcaaataaaaggaataacgaggtagtgttcacgggtccatggaccgttcagaaatctgatggcggaggggaagaagctgctcctgaaacattgaattacAAGAGGGTTCTGCTAGGAGGGCAAGTGATCCTGGTGCCTTATATCTTGCTTTGTCTCTGTGTCTGTTTCCAAGGAAAAGGTTCTGCGGCGAGTATCAGCTTTGAACAGGCCAGGGGTTTGGACCGAGTTAACGAGAGGATGCCTCCACGCAGGCTGAACGTGAAGGATGAGGGCTCAACTCAGGCTATAGCCCAGGGTCGTTCCCAGACCCAGGGTCCATCTTGGATTCAGTCTCGGACCCAGGGCCAGTCGAAGCGAAGCAGCCAGACTTCCACAGCCAGCGCACGACAACAGAACTCAGCGGCAGCACAGTCAGAGTCTCCCACCGGCCAGGTGTCAGGACGGTCTCAGAACGTCATCAGCCGCCGATCGCAAGCAAGTCCCCAGCTCACTGAACAAAAGCCACGTTCTAGTATGCCAAATACCAAGATTGACAAGGGAAAAGGCAAAGGATAAGTGGCACACTAACTGCTCGCCCCATCTCACAGGTGCATCAAGGgcctatttatttattgtaaccGTTTGCAAGATGGGAATCTCTTGGAATGCAAACAACTGACCAGCCCCTTGGTTCCAGCAATCAACAGCAAATGATGCCAAGTGTATGCGGTACGTCAGAAGAAAGGCTCTGTTGGACTGAAGTGTCATGGATCGGGAGAATTTGATCTAAAATAACTCTTGGTTATGCACAGACCTCATTAAGTCATAGGATGACCCATGGTCATTACTTCCCAGTCTGGATCGCTATTGGGGGTGAGGACGGGGATGGACGTTATCTTGAATGTTTCCTTTGCCTGCCCATCCTATCTTTCCTCCACTCTAGCACTCCAGTAATTTGGTAGTTGCTCACCTATCCTTGGAGGACTGAACCCTCAGGGTGAAAGATTTGGTAGTGGCAGGAATGGAACCTGCATTTGTAAAGTCTGATCATTCATTTGGCAATCCAGATGCCACATAGCCATAAGGAGCAAGTAGTGTttcccccccaccaatccccatATCTGTGGATCCATCTGGATTAATCAACTTTTGCCACTCACGAGTCCCTCTATGTCTCCACTACGCCTCTAGGCTTTATTTGCTTTAAGCACCTCCTGTTTCTTTACAACCCAATCACAAGGGCACTTGATCCCAAACTGGGAATGCATGAGATTTTTTCAAACTTTAGCTCCA
The nucleotide sequence above comes from Pristis pectinata isolate sPriPec2 chromosome 29, sPriPec2.1.pri, whole genome shotgun sequence. Encoded proteins:
- the LOC127584269 gene encoding serine/threonine-protein phosphatase 2B catalytic subunit gamma isoform-like isoform X1 — protein: MAAASEGRGLPQSTVDRVMKGVPLPPARRLTMQDIYFEGKPRFEVLKAHFIKEGRLEEEAAIKIIEDGAAVFRKERTLIEVEAPITVCGDIHGQFFDLLKLFEIGGEPSSTHYLFLGDYVDRGYFSIECVLILWVLKIHHASTLFLLRGNHECRHLTEYFTFKQECRIKYSDNLYNVCMGAFDCLPLAALVNHQFLCLHGGLSPDIHSLDDIRRLDRFKEPPAFGPMCDLLWSDPTEDYGSEKTPEHFSHNTVRGCSYFFSYAAVCKFLQHNNLLSVIRAHEAQDAGYRMYRKNQVTGFPSLITIFSAPNYLDVYNNKAAVLKYENNVMNIRQFNCSPHPYWLPNFMDVFSWSLPFVGEKVTDMLVSILNVCSDDELLGEDDASQQDRKEVIKNKIRAIGKMARVFAVLREEHENVLTLKGLTPSGNLPLGALTGGKPSLQQALTDATLSNKGKGSAASISFEQARGLDRVNERMPPRRLNVKDEGSTQAIAQGRSQTQGPSWIQSRTQGQSKRSSQTSTASARQQNSAAAQSESPTGQVSGRSQNVISRRSQASPQLTEQKPRSSMPNTKIDKGKGKG